A stretch of the Medicago truncatula cultivar Jemalong A17 chromosome 5, MtrunA17r5.0-ANR, whole genome shotgun sequence genome encodes the following:
- the LOC11436486 gene encoding surfeit locus protein 6 — protein MKMRKQKVVAEVVDVGQDLESVIHEHASFFDKLVELIPAKFYLPTDDEKPWFQGLNKKQKEKAKKKTIQNIKKSKVQRLDPEKPVTTLELLKKSLGKEKANEGEEEEDVVKPFVSELDGDDRSVTYEELRQRLHRKLEGFRSTRNCADPEKAAKKREDRDTKRGYHYQDNKRKRDDATDESKPAPDEKLQEKVKKDAAEASKQLVFGHVKLQDEEMLGKKRKISKHKELERAKKLEELKKNDPEKGEAIAKKEAWKAAMDRASGIKVHDDPKLIKKSIHKVKKQQEKNAEKWEERVQSRDQLKAEKQKKRSDNIAERINDKKMRKIAKREKKLLRPGFEGRKEGFINSSSG, from the coding sequence ATGAAGATGAGAAAGCAAAAGGTTGTTGCAgaggttgttgatgttggtcAAGATTTGGAGTCTGTGATTCATGAGCATGCCAGTTTTTTCGACAAATTGGTTGAACTTATTCCAGCTAAGTTTTATCTGCCAACTGATGATGAGAAACCGTGGTTTCAGGGTCTCAACAAGAAACAGAAAGAAAAGgcaaagaaaaaaactatacaGAATATCAAGAAGTCTAAGGTGCAGCGTTTAGACCCTGAGAAGCCTGTAACCACGCTTGAACTTCTCAAGAAGAGTTTGGGAAAAGAAAAAGCGAATGAAGGTGAGGAAGAAGAGGACGTGGTTAAGCCTTTTGTGTCGGAGTTGGACGGAGATGATCGGTCTGTGACCTATGAAGAGCTTCGCCAAAGGCTTCATCGCAAGCTTGAAGGGTTTCGGTCGACTCGTAACTGTGCAGATCCGGAAAAGGCGGCTAAGAAGAGGGAAGATAGGGACACCAAGAGAGGATATCATTATCAGGATAATAAACGCAAGAGGGATGATGCGACCGATGAAAGTAAGCCTGCACCTGATGAGAAGCTACAAGAGAAGGTGAAGAAGGATGCCGCAGAGGCTTCGAAGCAGCTTGTGTTTGGTCACGTTAAACTTCAGGATGAGGAAATGCTAGGTAAGAAGAGAAAAATTTCAAAGCACAAGGAACTTGAAAGGGCTAAGAAGTTGGAGGAACTGAAGAAGAATGATCCTGAGAAGGGTGAAGCTATTGCTAAAAAGGAAGCATGGAAAGCAGCAATGGACAGAGCTTCAGGAATTAAGGTCCATGATGATCCCAAACTGATAAAGAAAAGCATACATAAGGTGAAGAAGCAGCAAGAAAAAAATGCAGAGAAATGGGAAGAGAGAGTTCAATCAAGGGATCAGTTGAAGGCAGAGAAGCAAAAGAAAAGGTCAGATAATATAGCTGAGAGGATTAATGATAAGAAAATGAGGAAGATTgcaaagagagagaaaaagctATTACGGCCGGGCTTTGAAGGTCGCAAGGAAGGTTTTATTAATAGCAGTTCTGGCTAA